The Zalophus californianus isolate mZalCal1 chromosome 7, mZalCal1.pri.v2, whole genome shotgun sequence genome includes a region encoding these proteins:
- the LOC118357154 gene encoding putative olfactory receptor 2B8, whose protein sequence is MEQKNGSSFTGFILLGFSDRPQLELVLFVVLLVFYLFTLLGNTAIIALSHLDPHLQTPMYFFLSNLSFLDLCYTTSTVPQLLVHLRGADKSISFGGCVAQLFVALGLGGTECILLGVMALDRYAAICKPLQYTVIMHPRLCALMASASWSIGFANSLLQTVLIFLLPLCGRNKIDHFFCEVPPLLKLACVDTTVNESEVFFLGVIILLIPVALIVFSYGWIVRTVLRIKSSAGQRKAFGTCGSHITVVSLFYGTAIYAYLQPSNNYSQDQGKFISLFYTIVTPMVNPVIYTLRNKDVTGAMKKVLCGGHGSR, encoded by the coding sequence TCTGGTCTTCTATCTGTTCACTCTGCTGGGAAACACCGCCATCATTGCCTTGTCCCACCTGGACCCACATCTTCAGACTCCCATGTACTTTTTCCTCTCCAACCTAAGCTTTCTGGACCTGTGTTACACGACCAGCACTGTCCCGCAGCTCCTGGTGCATCTCAGGGGAGCAGACAAGTCTATCTCCTTTGGtggctgtgtggctcagctgTTTGTTGCTCTAGGGTTGGGAGGCACAGAATGCATTCTCTTAGGGGTCATGGCATTGGACCGCTatgcagccatctgcaagccccTGCAGTACACAGTGATCATGCACCCCCGTCTCTGTGCCCTCATGGCTTCTGCATCGTGGTCCATTGGTTTTGCCAACTCCTTATTGCAGACAGTGCTCATCTTCCTTTTACCACtttgtggaagaaataaaatagaccaTTTCTTTTGTGAGGTCCCCCCACTGCTCAAGCTTGCCTGTGTTGACACCACTGTGAATGAGTCTGAGGTCTTCTTTCTTGGTGTGATCATTCTCCTCATACCTGTGGCATTAATCGTCTTCTCCTATGGTTGGATTGTCAGGACAGTCTTAAGAATAAAGTCATCTGCAGGGCAGAGGAAAGCGTTTGGGACATGCGGGTCCCACATCACAGTGGTCTCCCTGTTCTATGGCACGGCCATCTACGCTTACCTCCAGCCCAGCAACAACTACTCCCAGGATCAGGGCAAGTTCATTTCTCTGTTCTACACCATCGTCACCCCCATGGTCAACCCCGTCATATATACACTGAGGAACAAGGATGTGACGGGAGCAATGAAGAAGGTGCTTTGCGGGGGCCATGGCTCCAGATGA